From the Streptomyces syringium genome, one window contains:
- the rplP gene encoding 50S ribosomal protein L16, which yields MLIPRRVKHRKQHHPKRSGMAKGGTELAFGEYGIQAVTPAYVTNRQIESARIAMTRHIKRGGKVWINIYPDRPLTKKPAETRMGSGKGSPEWWIANVKPGRVMFELSYPNEKTAREALTRAAHKLPMKCRIVRREAGES from the coding sequence ATGCTGATCCCTCGCAGGGTCAAGCACCGCAAGCAGCACCACCCGAAGCGGTCGGGTATGGCCAAGGGCGGCACGGAGCTGGCGTTCGGCGAGTACGGCATCCAGGCCGTCACGCCGGCGTACGTCACCAACCGCCAGATCGAGTCCGCTCGTATCGCCATGACCCGTCACATCAAGCGTGGCGGCAAGGTGTGGATCAACATCTACCCCGACCGTCCGCTGACGAAGAAGCCTGCCGAGACCCGCATGGGTTCCGGTAAGGGTTCGCCGGAGTGGTGGATCGCGAACGTCAAGCCCGGTCGGGTGATGTTCGAACTGTCCTACCCGAACGAGAAGACTGCTCGTGAGGCGCTCACCCGCGCTGCTCACAAGCTTCCGATGAAGTGCCGGATTGTTCGGCGCGAGGCAGGTGAGTCGTGA
- the rplX gene encoding 50S ribosomal protein L24, whose amino-acid sequence MKIKKGDLVQVITGKDKGKQGKVIVAMPRENRVLVEGVNRVKKHTKAGQTARGSQTGGIVTTEAPIHVSNVQLVVEKDGKKVVTRVGYRFDDEGNKIRVAKRTGEDI is encoded by the coding sequence ATGAAGATCAAGAAGGGCGACCTGGTTCAGGTCATCACCGGCAAGGACAAGGGCAAGCAGGGCAAGGTCATCGTGGCCATGCCCCGCGAGAACCGCGTCCTGGTCGAGGGTGTCAACCGGGTCAAGAAGCACACCAAGGCCGGCCAGACCGCTCGTGGTTCGCAGACCGGCGGCATCGTGACGACCGAGGCCCCCATCCACGTGAGCAACGTTCAGCTCGTCGTGGAGAAGGACGGCAAGAAGGTCGTCACTCGTGTCGGTTACCGCTTCGACGACGAGGGCAACAAGATCCGCGTTGCCAAGCGCACCGGTGAGGACATCTGA
- the rpsQ gene encoding 30S ribosomal protein S17, with amino-acid sequence MSEKNVTETNERGFRKTREGLVVSDKMDKTVVVAVEDRVKHALYGKVIRRTNKLKAHDEQNAAGVGDRVLIMETRPLSASKRWRIVEILEKAK; translated from the coding sequence ATGAGCGAGAAGAATGTGACTGAGACGAACGAGCGCGGCTTCCGCAAGACCCGTGAGGGTCTCGTCGTCAGCGACAAGATGGACAAGACCGTCGTCGTCGCCGTCGAGGACCGCGTCAAGCACGCGCTGTACGGCAAGGTCATCCGCCGTACGAACAAGCTCAAGGCGCACGACGAGCAGAACGCTGCCGGCGTCGGCGACCGCGTCCTCATCATGGAGACGCGTCCGCTGTCGGCGAGCAAGCGCTGGCGCATCGTCGAGATCCTCGAGAAGGCCAAGTAA
- the rplE gene encoding 50S ribosomal protein L5 → MTATTNAPRLKQRYRDEISAKLREEFSYENVMQVPGLTKIVVNMGVGDAARDSKLIDGAIRDLTTITGQKPAVTKARKSIAQFKLREGQPIGCHVTLRGDRMWEFLDRTLSLALPRIRDFRGLSPKQFDGRGNYTFGLTEQVMFHEIDQDKIDRVRGMDITVVTTATNDDEGRALLRHLGFPFKEA, encoded by the coding sequence ATGACTGCCACCACCAACGCACCGCGTCTCAAGCAGCGCTACCGCGACGAGATCTCCGCGAAGCTCCGTGAGGAGTTCTCGTACGAGAACGTCATGCAGGTCCCCGGCCTGACCAAGATCGTGGTCAACATGGGTGTGGGCGACGCCGCCCGCGACTCCAAGCTGATCGACGGCGCGATTCGCGACCTCACCACGATCACGGGCCAGAAGCCGGCCGTGACCAAGGCCCGCAAGTCGATCGCGCAGTTCAAGCTGCGTGAGGGGCAGCCGATCGGCTGCCACGTCACCCTCCGCGGTGACCGCATGTGGGAGTTCCTGGACCGTACGCTGTCGCTCGCGCTGCCGCGCATCCGCGACTTCCGTGGTCTGTCCCCGAAGCAGTTCGACGGTCGGGGCAACTACACCTTCGGTCTCACGGAGCAGGTCATGTTCCACGAGATCGACCAGGACAAGATCGACCGCGTCCGGGGTATGGACATCACCGTGGTCACCACGGCGACCAACGACGACGAGGGCCGCGCCCTCCTTCGTCACCTCGGCTTCCCCTTCAAGGAGGCGTAA
- the rplN gene encoding 50S ribosomal protein L14 translates to MIQQESRLRVADNTGAKEILCIRVLGGSGRRYAGIGDVIVATVKDAIPGGNVKKGDVVKAVIVRTVKERRRPDGSYIRFDENAAVVLKNDGDPRGTRIFGPVGRELREKKFMKIVSLAPEVL, encoded by the coding sequence GTGATCCAGCAGGAGTCGCGACTTCGCGTCGCCGACAACACTGGTGCCAAGGAGATCCTTTGCATCCGTGTTCTCGGTGGCTCGGGTCGCCGCTACGCGGGCATCGGTGACGTCATCGTCGCCACCGTCAAGGATGCGATCCCCGGTGGCAACGTGAAGAAGGGTGACGTCGTCAAGGCCGTCATCGTTCGCACCGTCAAGGAGCGCCGCCGTCCCGACGGCTCGTACATCCGTTTCGACGAGAACGCCGCTGTCGTTCTCAAGAACGACGGTGACCCCCGCGGCACCCGTATCTTCGGCCCGGTGGGCCGAGAGCTGCGCGAGAAGAAGTTCATGAAGATCGTCTCGCTCGCGCCGGAGGTGCTGTAA
- a CDS encoding type Z 30S ribosomal protein S14, with product MAKKSLIAKAARKPKFGVRAYTRCQRCGRPHSVYRKFGLCRVCLREMAHRGELPGVTKSSW from the coding sequence ATGGCGAAGAAGTCTCTTATTGCCAAGGCTGCCCGCAAGCCGAAGTTCGGTGTGCGCGCGTACACCCGCTGCCAGCGCTGCGGCCGCCCGCACTCCGTTTACCGCAAGTTCGGCCTCTGCCGCGTGTGCCTTCGTGAGATGGCTCACCGTGGCGAGCTGCCGGGCGTGACCAAGAGCTCCTGGTAA
- the rplF gene encoding 50S ribosomal protein L6, whose product MSRIGRLPIQVPAGVDVTIDGRTVHVKGPKGSLAHAVSAPIEIAKAEDGTLVVTRPNDERQNKALHGLSRTLVANMITGVTQGYSKALEISGVGYRVQAKGSNLEFALGYSHPILIEAPEGITFKVESPTKLSVEGIDKQKVGEVAANIRKLRKPDPYKAKGVKYAGEVIRRKVGKAGK is encoded by the coding sequence ATGTCGCGTATTGGACGGCTGCCCATCCAGGTTCCCGCTGGTGTGGACGTCACCATCGATGGCCGTACGGTGCATGTGAAGGGCCCCAAGGGTTCCCTCGCGCACGCCGTGTCCGCGCCCATCGAGATCGCTAAGGCCGAGGACGGCACTCTTGTCGTCACTCGTCCGAACGACGAGCGTCAGAACAAGGCCCTGCACGGCCTGTCCCGCACGCTGGTGGCGAACATGATCACCGGCGTGACCCAGGGCTACAGCAAGGCTCTTGAGATCAGCGGTGTCGGTTACCGCGTCCAGGCGAAGGGCTCCAACCTGGAGTTCGCCCTGGGCTACAGCCACCCGATCCTGATCGAGGCCCCCGAGGGCATCACCTTCAAGGTGGAGTCCCCGACCAAGCTCAGCGTCGAGGGCATCGACAAGCAGAAGGTCGGCGAGGTCGCCGCCAACATCCGCAAGCTTCGCAAGCCTGACCCTTACAAGGCCAAGGGCGTGAAGTATGCGGGTGAGGTCATCCGCCGCAAGGTCGGAAAGGCTGGTAAGTAA
- the rpsH gene encoding 30S ribosomal protein S8 produces MTMTDPIADMLTRLRNANSAYHDSVSMPHSKIKSHIAEILQQEGYITGWKVEDAEVGKSLTLELKFGPNRERSIAGIKRISKPGLRVYAKSTNLPKVLGGLGVAIISTSHGLLTGQQASKKGVGGEVLAYVW; encoded by the coding sequence ATGACCATGACCGATCCGATCGCAGACATGCTGACGCGTCTGCGAAACGCTAACTCGGCATACCACGACTCCGTGTCGATGCCGCACAGCAAGATCAAGTCGCACATCGCGGAGATCCTCCAGCAGGAGGGCTACATCACCGGCTGGAAGGTCGAGGACGCCGAGGTCGGCAAGTCCCTGACCCTCGAGCTGAAGTTCGGCCCGAACCGCGAGCGCTCGATCGCCGGCATCAAGCGCATCTCGAAGCCGGGCCTGCGGGTCTACGCAAAGTCCACCAACCTGCCGAAGGTCCTCGGCGGCCTGGGCGTGGCGATCATCTCCACGTCCCACGGTCTCCTGACCGGCCAGCAGGCCAGCAAGAAGGGCGTGGGTGGGGAAGTCCTCGCCTACGTCTGGTAA
- the rpmC gene encoding 50S ribosomal protein L29, protein MAAGIKATELRELNDEDLVAKLREAKEELFNLRFQAATGQLENHGRLKSVRKDIARIYTLMRERELGIETVESA, encoded by the coding sequence ATGGCCGCTGGTATCAAGGCGACCGAGCTGCGTGAGCTGAACGACGAGGACCTCGTCGCGAAGCTCCGTGAGGCCAAGGAAGAGCTGTTCAACCTCCGCTTCCAGGCGGCGACCGGGCAGCTCGAGAACCACGGTCGGCTCAAGTCCGTCCGTAAGGACATCGCCCGGATCTACACCCTGATGCGCGAGCGCGAGCTGGGCATCGAGACGGTGGAGAGCGCCTGA